In Candida dubliniensis CD36 chromosome 6, complete sequence, the following are encoded in one genomic region:
- a CDS encoding component of the nuclear pore complex, putative (Similar to S. pombe NUP124) has protein sequence MPDRRRSLSPNTETSFNQNPTESSNKLSNGSLKLKPSTTATANASSIFNQSSTYSPRGRKPERIDNDIDLDGPLLTNFESSDKRKRLSIQGHPPASGIPRSSVFNSSSLPQNKLRSYSIICNDLKTSEEELNNDLEVRVTTKDNYSRSIGTSDVEDFSMSRDVSPFVNLPTAPNSDIITGATRFNENEDDDYDDKVSDGSSVVYNEGALVVQKEFGSLYQDEDGNLVRPPFINLDPRERYQLLQLKRSIELSESLQKRIKYMINPNETTSKRIPGTNKVEISTQTHDFNYLSTKLNFKKRSPPSSFDRSEISRPKKKPKRKGFAMKEFLYDVNEEKPVSSTSSFNGALGSITKPKFNSHPKTQDKSMTQIIPREDEEPSFKTFGNKTGRDRETFGLNNNAKLTLDPEYLEKTSSSSIADIIKLKEPDVVENSKLNKPTTGPSSGFKFDIKKNDFESIINDRKQNQELLAKSKLAKETVPESVKSTEPNQSAKTGLFGSKHVSSEEAPKKKRNFSDSEKEDKPSVPSSVPSFSFGSTNTSKPATPSLFGNKENGSTTPSLFSITNSKSNDAKDATSTTKPLFGKSSTEPESNSEKPKFTFGAPPSSNKPSFTFGKSLDSAEKQTTADSKPSLFGNTFKATDKAESSTTSKPLFSFGSNNTTTTPISSNGSEKKDATPSSTPFAFDKPDTTKDEAKPQETTSLFGGKSKSGTTTPFTFGQKDDKATSDSKEEDKLTSTTKPASTGFIFGAPPKATESSVESKGETNSDAASATTATTTSTTTTPFKFGITNKASTESDEKKAEESATKKFNFVTPSTDKPSTPFSFPSANGSSTSKPAFSLGGIGTTDDKEKKETSSSPAVTQSTSAAPLTTSAFSFSAKKPDSPATSSTGADAAKSSTGSGFKFAAGVTPPSQTVSNKPPSIFNFGAASQPPTTSVFGGFGQPSQPPSSSGGIFGGKSPFGQSTNNAFNQNSNTSGIFGNKTGTTPSTNAFGGMNNPSSTSTPATSNVFGGASTGAGVPTTNVFGSRPTTPAFNFGGSAPTVAPGGFGAAGTKPPSFNFAGSKESTPDPASLFGQQNRSGTSTPFSSGGVGAPNNVFGQPGQPGQQPGLFGGASNNNSFTFGGAPSMPGATGTPAPPVAAPGGMNMPVVTPVPNPRRILQPRSRRR, from the coding sequence atgCCAGATAGAAGAAGATCATTAAGTCCTAATACCGAGACATCTTTTAATCAAAACCCAACTGAATCATCGAATAAATTATCCAATGGTTCTTTGAAACTCAAACCTTCAACTACTGCAACGGCAAATGCTTCTTCTATATTCAATCAATCTTCAACATATTCTCCACGTGGAAGAAAACCTGAGCGAATTGATAACGATATAGATTTAGATGGACCATTGttaacaaattttgaatcatCAGATAAAAGAAAACGTTTGTCCATTCAAGGACACCCTCCAGCATCAGGAATACCACGATCATCAGTTTTTAACTCGTCATCATTACCACAGAATAAGTTAAGATCTTATCTGATTATATGTAACGATTTGAAAACCAGTGAAGAggaattaaataatgatttagaaGTTCGAGTGACAACAAAAGACAATTATAGTAGATCAATTGGAACTAGTGACGTTGAAGATTTCTCAATGAGTCGTGATGTCTCACCATTTGTGAATTTACCAACTGCACCCAATTCCGATATTATTACCGGTGCAACAAGgtttaatgaaaatgaagatgatgattatgacGACAAAGTTAGTGATGGAAGTAGTGTTGTGTATAATGAAGGGGCATTAGTAGTGCAGAAAGAATTCGGATCATTGTATCAAGATGAGGATGGAAATCTTGTGCGTCCTccatttatcaatttagaTCCTCGTGAAAGATATCAATTGTTACAGTTGAAGCGATCTATTGAATTATCGGAATCCTTACAGAAGCGGATAAAGTATATGATCAATCCTAATGAAACTACTAGTAAGCGAATTCCAGGAACCAATAAAGTGGAAATTTCAACTCAAACACatgattttaattatttgctgacgaaattgaatttcaaaaaaagatCACCACCATCGTCATTTGATAGAAGTGAAATATCTCGACCTAAGAAAAAAccgaaaagaaaaggatTTGCCATGAAAGAGTTTTTGTATGATGTTAACGAAGAGAAACCAGTTTCCTCAACATCATCTTTTAATGGTGCTTTAGGAAGCATCACTAAaccaaaattcaattctcaCCCAAAAACACAAGACAAATCAATGACACAAATAATACCTCGTGAAGATGAGGAACCAAGTTTCAAAACTTTTGGTAATAAAACTGGTCGTGATCGTGAAACCTTTGGGTTGAACAATAATGCAAAATTAACACTAGATCCAGaatatttggaaaaaaCCAGTTCGAGTTCTATAGCTGatataataaaactaaaagaaCCAGATGTTGTGGAAAATTCTAAACTAAATAAACCAACTACTGGTCCATCATCTGGGTTCAAGTTTGAtatcaagaaaaatgattttgagagtattattaatgatcgGAAACAAAACCAAGAATTATTGGCAAAATCCAAATTGGCCAAAGAAACTGTCCCAGAAAGTGTGAAAAGTACAGAACCAAATCAAAGTGCAAAAACTGGTTTATTTGGTTCCAAACATGTATCATCAGAAGAAGCtcctaaaaagaaaagaaacttTTCTGATTCTGAAAAGGAGGACAAACCTTCAGTACCATCCTCAGTACCATCCTTCCTGTTTGGGTCTACAAATACTTCAAAACCAGCAACACCTTCACTTTTTGGTAATAAGGAAAATGGTTCAACAACACCTTCGTTGTTTAGTATAACTAACTCGAAGTCTAATGATGCAAAGGATGCAACTTCGACGACAAAACCTTTATTTGGCAAATCTTCAACTGAACCTGAATCTAATTCcgaaaaaccaaaatttaCATTCGGTGCACCACCTTCTTCAAACAAGCCAAGTTTTACCTTTGGCAAGTCTTTGGATTCTGCCGAAAAGCAAACAACAGCAGATTCTAAGCCAAGTCTATTTGGTAATACCTTCAAGGCTACTGACAAAGCTGAGTCTTCAACCACATCTAAACCATTATTTTCCTTTGGATCTAACAATACAACGACTACACCAATTTCGTCGAACGGTAGTGAGAAGAAAGATGCTACTCCTTCAAGTACACCTTTTGCGTTTGATAAACCTGATACCACTAAAGATGAAGCTAAACCTCAGGAGACCACTTCATTGTTTGGTGGCAAATCTAAAAGTGGCACTACAACTCCTTTCACATTTGGACAAAAAGATGATAAAGCTACTAGTGATTCTAAGGAAGAAGACAAATTgacatcaacaacaaaacctGCCAGTACAGGGTTTATTTTTGGGGCACCTCCTAAGGCTACTGAAAGTAGTGTTGAATCTAAGGGAGAAACAAATAGTGATGCTGCTTCAGCCACaactgcaacaacaacaagtacAACAACGACCCCGTTTAAGTTTGGTATTACTAATAAAGCAAGCACAGAATCAGATGAAAAGAAAGCCGAAGAGTCAGCAACCAagaaatttaattttgtaACACCATCAACAGATAAACCGTCCACTCCATTCTCATTTCCAAGTGCCAATGGCAGCAGTACTTCAAAACCGGCATTTAGTTTGGGTGGTATTGGAACCACTGATGATAAAGAGAAGAAGGAAACGTCGAGTTCACCAGCTGTTACACAATCTACATCTGCTGCACCTCTTACAACGTCagcattttcttttagtGCTAAGAAACCAGATTCTCCAGCCACTTCTTCAACAGGCGCTGATGCTGCTAAATCTCTGACCGGTAGTGGTTTCAAATTTGCCGCGGGAGTGACTCCACCATCACAAACTGTCAGTAATAAACCGCCatcaatattcaattttggtGCTGCATCCCAACCTCCAACTACATCTGTGTTTGGAGGGTTTGGACAACCTTCACAACCACCCAGTTCATCTGGTGGGATATTCGGTGGTAAGAGTCCGTTTGGTCAAAGTACAAATAATGCATTTAATCAAAATAGTAATACCAGTGGAATATTTGGTAATAAGACTGGCACAACACCAAGTACTAATGCGTTTGGTGGAATGAATAACCCAAGCTCTACTTCTACACCAGCTACAAGTAATGTCTTTGGCGGTGCTAGTACTGGTGCTGGTGTTCCAACGACAAATGTATTTGGAAGCCGACCAACAACACCTGCATTCAACTTTGGTGGGTCAGCTCCTACTGTTGCTCCTGGTGGGTTTGGTGCAGCTGGTACTAAACCTCCACTGTTTAATTTCGCTGGTAGTAAAGAATCGACTCCTGATCCAGCTAGTCTATTTGGTCAACAGAATAGAAGTGGTACATCTACGCCTTTTAGTAGTGGTGGGGTGGGTGCACCTAATAATGTTTTCGGACAACCTGGACAACCTGGACAACAACCAGGGCTATTTGGTGGCgcttctaataataattcatttacaTTTGGTGGTGCCCCTAGTATGCCTGGAGCTACTGGTACTCCTGCTCCTCCTGTTGCTGCCCCCGGTGGTATGAACATGCCAGTGGTGACACCAGTTCCTAATCCTCGTAGAATTCTTCAACCTAGATCAAGAAGAAGGTAg
- a CDS encoding central kinetochore subunit, putative (Similar to S. cerevisiae CTF3;~In S. cerevisiae: outer kinetochore protein that forms a complex with Mcm16p and Mcm22p; may bind the kinetochore to spindle microtubules): MSSNEEIINLLGRLNKDKTNDNNDSLENETTLNLLENLTKNGISEPLIMIILDKIIKPTLKVTDKTKLLDQCLIPNDDLSIDIFFKIISIIGVSRVYFKGDRKLKSKQLNIPLQLKLIQWIINYFQFFENNLCKSGSIVLTLLIKSLDYEFSRGPISQLIIILLNSMLSNHNQLITFYNQEIYHTINILKSNHIQSVVNLYNKFPLDIYLQELLAYFRNFNPDLDYIIYSPENFPLLNKLKCNLYQVYRWKDNDELAHITTTNNKRQKTSIISKPDTIIHNIEILDQINKINPYKLVRNAFDNDNEAKLLTILFQTGNNRFINKVDKYIGAILTTFINSEKELQFFLQQISHLYEISDGTIILPSIENFILDINISVMKFCQQFKYRYKLIKYLYNVDLERLLQMIHHHTLILKQIYDTNNGLYQDNSNFNYQSCDEYVGNILYLLNLGIFEKLNDIISRINQLLPKLYEFIKYCKYNQEQLVNQIIEFLINLSPSLFQQLNSKTIIIPRSLTYSCLLSCDPIVVSNITQHIFNCKTHNYQDSINYRNLQNSYIMDTINFLWKQRFLNIDDGNNTSNKGFFFHPNFITKLTSLHTFDCSYLSSPSSIGELFYNPAFSYIVTKIIWDIEDNTKDSINTRHEGPISKESLLRLRNDNEKIWLPLSFDELKISILENLEIKHFNGITDLLFNSLKSLADKRKHQ, encoded by the coding sequence ATGTCATctaatgaagaaataataaaccTATTAGGGAGATTGAATAAAGACAAGacaaatgataataatgatagtCTTGAAAATGAGACAACATTAAATCTACTTGAAAATTTAACAAAGAATGGAATATCTGAACCAttaattatgattattcttgataaaatcattaaaccCACCCTAAAAGTAACtgataaaacaaaattactTGATCAATGTTTAATTcctaatgatgatttatcaattgatatatttttcaaaataattagTATAATTGGAGTTAGTCGAGTTTATTTTAAAGGTGATCGGAAACTCAAAtctaaacaattaaatattcctttacaattaaaattaattcaatggatcattaattatttccaatttttcgaaaataatttatgtAAATCAGGTAGTATTGTTTTAACATTACttataaaatcattagatTATGAATTTTCAAGAGGTCCAATATctcaattaataataatattattaaattcaatgtTATCAAAccataatcaattgattactttttataatcaagaaatttatCATACTATCAATATActtaaatcaaatcatatACAATCAGTGGtgaatttatataataaattccCTCTAGATAtttatttacaagaattattgGCATATTTTAGAAATTTTAATCCGGATTTGgattatataatatattctCCAGAAAATTTCCcattattgaataaattgaaatgtaATCTATATCAAGTATATCGATGGAAAGATAATGATGAGCTAGCCCatattaccaccaccaacaacaagagaCAGAAAACTAGTATTATTAGCAAACCTGATACAATAATtcataatattgaaatattagatcaaataaataaaattaatccCTATAAATTAGTACGAAATGCATTTGATAACGATAATGAGGCAAAATTACTTACAATATTATTTCAAACAGGGAATAATcgatttattaataaagttgataaatatatagGTGCCATTTTAACAACTTTTATCAATCtggaaaaagaattacaattttttttacaacaaaTATCCCATTTATATGAAATTAGTGATGGTACTATTATTTTACCCCtgattgaaaatttcattcttgatataaatattcTGGTTATGAAATTTTGTCAACAATTTAAGTATCgatataaattaataaaatatctATATAATGTTGACCTTGAGAGATTATTACAAATGATACATCACCATactttaattttaaaacaaatttatgaTACAAATAATGGATTATACCAAGATAATAGTAATTTCAATTACCAATCATGTGATGAATATGTGGGaaatattctttatttattaaatttaggaatatttgaaaaacttAATGACATTatttcaagaattaatcaattactTCCTAAATTatatgaatttattaaatattgtaaatataatcaagaacaattagtgaatcaaattattgaattcttaataaatttatcaCCTTCATTATtccaacaattgaattctaaaacaataattatcCCCAGATCATTAACTTATTCATGTTTATTAAGTTGTGACCCAATTGTGGTATCAAATATTACTCAACATATATTTAATTGTAAAACTCataattatcaagattcaatcaattatcgaaatttacaaaattcTTATATTATGGATACAATTAATTTCTTATGGAAACAAcgatttttaaatattgatgatggtaATAATACTTCAAATAAAgggttttttttccatCCTAATTTTATAACTAAATTAACTTCATTACATACTTTTGATTGTTCTTATTTATCTTCACCTTCATCAATTGGTGAATTGTTTTATAATCCAGCTTTTTCTTATATAGTGACAAAAATCATTTGGGATATTGAAGATAATACTAAAGATAGTATAAATACTAGACATGAAGGTCCTATATCAAAAGAAAGTTTATTAAGATTAAGAAATGATAACGAAAAAATTTGGTTACCATTatcatttgatgaattgaaaatttctatacttgaaaatttggaaattaaACACTTTAATGGTATTactgatttattatttaattctttgaaAAGTTTAGCtgataaaagaaaacatcAATGA
- a CDS encoding phosphatidylinositol transfer protein, putative (Similar to S. cerevisiae CSR1;~In S. cerevisiae: phosphatidylinositol transfer protein with a potential role in lipid turnover; interacts specifically with thioredoxin peroxidase (Tsa2p) and may have a role in oxidative stress resistance), whose amino-acid sequence MASDNVRYRLQRIQTLNGDQEIVLKQVWAYFLKYYGYPVDIADSDLAYKQCFVASTSTANFDESQAIPTAGLSKTNTRGSINSTQSNASKKKRGLFGSKKSTASALNNGGTGTAQGSPPANSKRMIQIQTQSSSERYVPVDVSSDEYYAIYAHHHKSSYEYSDDYDPSFDNIVGAGGFSNGGGVNYNNGNVNGGAYYDNDTASVNSLETFVTAETTITDYDFTPATIFKNGNNNKINGNYGGRIGHPNKFQQQQQQQQQQQQYYQQPRGGNGISRHQATINFPIHVNAGQTPLNSLSQYNAKEQHRAILKVPRTDLVDNLVLRFVRARKWDTEKAIEMLSKSLHWRSNDFPADDWAMEADGPSYLNGTNKGFVKNFTTEKSWIKGRDKNNNPIFMFQAKKHLTADSPLEQNQRYAVVTIEWTRLFLREVSESVDTCTIVFDLTGFSLKNADYATIKFLADVFEAHYPETLGFILIHNAPWIFSTVWNIIKNWLDPVVASKIHFTKDAKELSKFIDPTLIPDYLGGEDTTRGYYPIPEPQHEFPPKQKDAEYARLKRERDELCVRFLETTRKWIESTNPQVSDRYLKDKIDLNIALSSNYIQLDPYVRNRGIYDRDHTLTIGH is encoded by the coding sequence atGGCATCTGACAACGTAAGATACCGTTTACAAAGAATACAAACACTTAACGGTGACCaagaaattgttttaaaacAAGTTTGGGCCTACTTTTTAAAGTATTACGGCTATCCTGTTGATATTGCTGATTCTGATTTGGCTTACAAACAATGTTTTGTTGCCTCCACTTCAACTGCTAATTTCGATGAATCACAAGCTATCCCAACAGCTGGATTATCCAAAACCAATACTAGGGGTTCCATCAACTCAACACAAAGTAATGCttctaaaaagaaaagaggCCTTTTTGGATCGAAAAAATCCACTGCTTCGGCTTTGAATAACGGTGGTACTGGTACTGCCCAAGGTTCTCCACCAGCCAACTCCAAAAGAATGATACAAATTCAAACCCAATCTTCTTCAGAAAGATATGTTCCAGTAGATGTATCTAGTGATGAATATTATGCTATTTATGCTCATCACCACAAATCCAGTTATGAGTATTCTGACGATTATGATCCAAGTTTCGATAATATTGTTGGTGCTGGTGGATTTtctaatggtggtggtgtcAATTACAATAATGGCAATGTCAATGGTGGTGCTTATTATGACAATGATACTGCTTCTGTTAATTCTTTGGAAACTTTTGTTACTGCTGAAACCACTATTACTGATTATGACTTTACTCCAGCTACTATATTTAAGAATggcaataataacaaaataaatGGTAATTATGGTGGTAGAATTGGTCATCCTAACAAGTtccagcaacaacaacaacaacagcaacagcaacaacaatattatcaGCAACCTCGTGGTGGTAATGGCATTAGTCGTCATCAAGCTACAATCAACTTTCCTATTCATGTAAATGCTGGTCAGACACCACTCAATTCCCTTAGTCAATATAATGCTAAAGAGCAACATCGTGCCATTTTGAAAGTCCCACGTACTGATTTGGTAGATAATCTTGTGTTGAGATTTGTTAGAGCAAGAAAATGGGATACCGAGAAGGCCATTGAAATGCTTTCTAAATCATTACATTGGAGATCTAACGATTTTCCTGCTGATGATTGGGCTATGGAAGCCGATGGTCCATCTTATCTTAATGGAACCAACAAAGGGTTTGTCAAGAATTTCACTACCGAAAAATCTTGGATTAAAGGTAGAgataagaataataatccaaTCTTTATGTTCCAAGCTAAAAAGCATTTAACTGCTGATTCTCCATTGgaacaaaatcaaagataTGCTGTTGTCACTATTGAATGGACGAGATTGTTTCTTAGAGAAGTTAGTGAATCGGTTGACACTTGTAccattgtttttgatttgacgggattttctttgaaaaatgcTGATTATGCTACTATCAAATTTTTGGCTGATGTTTTTGAAGCTCATTATCCAGAAACTTTAGGgtttattttgattcataATGCACCTTGGATCTTTTCTACTGTGTGGAATATTATTAAGAATTGGTTAGATCCAGTAGTTGCTTCCAAGATTCATTTTACTAAAGATGCCAAAGAATTGTCGAAATTTATTGATCCTACTTTAATTCCTGATTATTTGGGTGGTGAAGATACTACTAGAGGTTATTATCCAATTCCAGAACCACAACATGAATTTCCTCCAAAACAAAAGGATGCTGAATATGCTAGAttgaaaagagaaagagatgAACTATGCGTTAGATTTTTGGAAACCACCAGAAAATGGATTGAATCTACTAATCCCCAAGTTTCTGATAGATATTTGAAggataaaattgatttgaatattgCCCTTTCTAGCAACTATATTCAATTGGATCCATATGTTAGAAACCGTGGTATTTATGACAGAGATCATACATTAACTATTGGACATTAA
- the NAM2 gene encoding mitochondrial leucyl-tRNA synthetase, putative (In S. cerevisiae: mitochondrial leucyl-tRNA synthetase, also has a direct role in splicing of several mitochondrial group I introns; indirectly required for mitochondrial genome maintenance) yields MIKHVETIHRVRYSTATVAKKIQFSKLDEKWRAKWKSQSPTGSLHPTKHLIPETNEKFYSLAMFPYPSGVLHIGHLRVYTISDVVARYKRSKGFNVIHPMGWDAFGLPAENAAVERNINPSEWTETNIAKMKNQMETFLADFDWQREVNTSSPEYYKWTQKIFLMLFERGLAYRKAAEINWDPVDNTVLANEQVDAEGRSWRSGAIVEKRNLEQWFIGITKYAKELNYDLKNLPDWPEKVKIMQKNWIGESNGVEINIPVNFPGLEHVTVFTSRPDTLFSMQFVALALTHPIVEAASREDQELAAFVESAKLIDDPTSKAGYMLKNIKASIPIDVNNKIKKTYDIPVYAAPYVLGNYGHGAVMGCPGHDERDFEFWKLNGLKGVPAVQIIAPKKQNAKDDYPYTLKKGTLEDSSVLPHGLSDIGEYKGKTIEKATQMITDCLKSHSLGNYTTQFKIRDWLISRQRYWGAPIPIVHCQDCGPVAVPDKDLPVVLPDVKGKHFGKGNPLGNIEEFVNCKCPSCGKDAKRETDTMDTFMDSSWYFFRYLDSKNENLPIGTETSKQMPVDLYVGGVEHAILHLLYSRFIAKFLSDCGLWDGEPHHKEPFKKLVTQGMVHGKTFSDTVTGKFLIPEELDFTDPTNPVIKATGKAPVVTFEKMSKSKHNGADPGEFIEKYGADVIRAHLLFSAPVSDTLNWQEEQISGTDRWLRRVIQLGDSITEIPKNQFKTESSGSSQTFQNVNLNKVRYDTIEFNSQELELYNSVQGYVQSIASSIEVKFSLNTIVSDLMKMTNTISEAIKDTKTYNQDLIFDSYQKLLICTSSVTPATAEECWERFALNQGKPAPNSIFLEQYPTDTPIESNLTMYNIFINGKHRGTMEAPKSFAKESESEIVKQISGIEKFNDLIVGPVKKVIAKPSIISIVFK; encoded by the coding sequence ATGATAAAACACGTTGAAACCATCCACCGGGTACGGTATTCAACGGCAACTGTTGctaaaaaaattcaattttctaAATTGGATGAAAAATGGAGAGCAAAATGGAAATCACAATCACCCACTGGTTCACTACATCCAACAAAACATCTAATACCAgaaacaaatgaaaaattttactCATTAGCAATGTTCCCATATCCTTCTGGTGTACTACATATTGGTCATCTTCGAGTATATACCATCAGTGATGTGGTGGCACGATATAAACGATCCAAAGGATTCAATGTAATCCATCCTATGGGATGGGATGCCTTTGGATTGCCTGCAGAAAATGCTGCTGtagaaagaaatattaaTCCTTCGGAATGGACTGAGACAAATATTGccaaaatgaaaaaccAAATGGAAACTTTTTTGGCCGATTTTGATTGGCAACGTGAAGTTAATACTAGTTCACCAGAGTACTATAAATGGACACAAAAAATATTCTTGATGTTGTTTGAACGAGGATTGGCTTATAGGAAAGCCGCAGAAATAAATTGGGATCCTGTTGATAATACAGTGCTTGCTAATGAACAAGTAGATGCTGAAGGAAGATCATGGAGAAGTGGAGccattgttgaaaaaagaaatttggAACAATGGTTTATTGGAATAACCAAATATGccaaagaattaaattatgatttgaaaaatttgccCGATTGGCCAGAAAAAGTTAAAATAATGCAAAAGAATTGGATTGGTGAATCGAATGGGGTCGAAATTAATATTCCAGTGAACTTCCCTGGGTTAGAACATGTAACAGTATTCACTTCTCGTCCAGATACATTATTTAGTATGCAATTTGTAGCATTGGCATTGACTCATCCCATTGTGGAAGCAGCATCAAGGGAAGATCAAGAATTAGCGGCATTCGTTGAGTCTgcaaaattaattgatgatccAACATCGAAAGCAGGCTAtatgttgaaaaatataaaggCATCTATTCCAATTGACGTcaataacaaaattaaGAAAACCTATGATATTCCAGTTTATGCTGCGCCATATGTATTAGGAAACTATGGTCATGGGGCAGTTATGGGTTGTCCTGGACATGATGAAAgagattttgaattttggaaattgaaTGGATTAAAAGGCGTACCAGCGGTTCAAATTATTGCTCCTAAAAAGCAAAATGCGAAAGACGATTATCCATATACTTTGAAAAAGGGGACATTAGAAGATTCATCAGTATTGCCTCATGGATTGAGTGATATTGGAGAATACAAGGgtaaaacaattgaaaaagctACCCAAATGATCACTGATTGTTTAAAGTCACATTCTTTAGGTAATTATACTACACAATTTAAAATAAGAGATTGGCTTATTAGTAGACAAAGATACTGGGGTGCGccaattccaattgttcATTGTCAAGATTGTGGGCCTGTGGCTGTTCCAGATAAAGATTTACCAGTTGTATTGCCCGATGTTAAGGGGAAACATTTTGGCAAGGGGAACCCATTAGGaaatattgaagaatttgtaAATTGTAAATGTCCTTCTTGTGGTAAAGATGCTAAAAGAGAAACTGATACTATGGATACGTTTATGGATTCGTCATGGTACTTTTTCCGATACTTGGATTCaaagaatgaaaatttaCCTATTGGAACTGAGACTAGTAAACAAATGCCTGTGGATTTATATGTTGGAGGTGTTGAACACGCAATTTTGCATTTATTGTATTCTAGATTTATTGCTAAATTCCTTAGCGATTGTGGATTATGGGATGGTGAACCTCATCATAAGGAACCTTTCAAGAAACTAGTTACTCAAGGAATGGTTCATGGTAAAACATTTAGTGATACTGTAACCGGGAAATTCTTAATACCTGAGGAACTTGATTTCACTGATCCAACTAACCCAGTTATCAAAGCTACTGGTAAGGCTCCTGTAGttacttttgaaaaaatgtCAAAATCTAAGCATAATGGTGCTGATCCTGgtgaatttattgaaaaatatggtGCTGATGTAATTAGAGCCCATTTACTTTTCCTGGCCCCAGTTTCTGATACTCTCAACTGGCAAGAAGAGCAAATTTCCGGTACAGATAGATGGTTGAGACGCGTGATTCAATTGGGTGATTCTATAACTGaaataccaaaaaatcaattcaaaacTGAAAGTTCAGGCTCACTGCAGACTTTCCAAAATGTTAACTTAAACAAAGTACGTTATGATactattgaatttaatagTCAAGAACTTGAACTTTATAATTCTGTCCAAGGATACGTTCAATCAATTGCATCCTCCATTGAAGTTAAGTTTTCACTCAATACCATTGTGTCCgatttgatgaaaatgacaAATACCATAAGTGAGGCCATTAAAGACACCAAGACTTACAACcaagatttgattttcgATAGCtatcaaaaattattgatttgcACGTCTTCTGTTACTCCTGCCACTGCTGAAGAATGTTGGGAAAGATTTGCTCTCAATCAAGGCAAACCAGcaccaaattcaattttccTTGAACAATATCCAACTGATACCCCCATTGAATCTAACTTGACTAtgtataatatatttatcaatggTAAACATAGAGGAACAATGGAAGCCCCAAAATCATTTGCTAAAGAATCCGAGTCTGAAATTGTTAAACAAATCTCAGGCATTGAGAAATTCAATGATCTCATTGTTGGACCTGTAAAGAAAGTAATTGCAAAACCTAGTATCATCAGTATAGTTTTCAAATAG